The following are encoded in a window of Campylobacterota bacterium genomic DNA:
- a CDS encoding RNA methyltransferase, with product MKKQVKKKIEGEILYGAHPIIEMLKAKKRKLISIYTTKKVPKAWDRIAPHLPKRVPNIQYVERSVLDRLAGSTEHMGVVAWVTPFRFCKAIFTPDKKPLILLLDAVQDVRNFGAILRSAYCMGINGVVICKKDSAPLNASVFKASAGLAEYLDIHLAPSMAHAVTQLKQNGYEMYMAVLDGVDATQVSYHKGSCLVIGNEATGIAKNIRKEGTLITLPQRNPEISYNASVASALLMFTVAQKMNILPKI from the coding sequence ATGAAAAAACAAGTAAAGAAAAAAATTGAAGGCGAAATCCTTTATGGTGCGCATCCAATAATTGAGATGCTCAAAGCAAAAAAACGTAAACTCATTTCAATTTATACAACAAAAAAAGTACCCAAAGCTTGGGACCGCATTGCGCCCCACCTACCAAAACGTGTCCCAAACATCCAGTATGTCGAACGCAGCGTCCTGGATCGGCTTGCCGGAAGCACGGAGCACATGGGTGTTGTCGCATGGGTAACACCTTTCAGATTTTGCAAGGCAATTTTTACACCTGACAAAAAACCTTTGATCTTACTTCTTGATGCTGTTCAAGACGTACGCAACTTTGGAGCTATCCTACGCTCAGCCTACTGCATGGGAATCAATGGCGTTGTCATTTGTAAAAAAGACTCTGCACCGCTTAATGCTTCAGTTTTTAAGGCGTCTGCGGGCTTGGCAGAATATTTGGATATTCATCTTGCACCATCAATGGCACATGCTGTTACCCAGCTCAAACAAAATGGCTACGAAATGTACATGGCCGTACTTGATGGAGTTGATGCAACACAAGTCAGCTACCACAAGGGAAGCTGCCTAGTTATCGGCAACGAAGCGACTGGCATTGCAAAAAACATACGCAAAGAAGGCACACTCATCACCTTGCCCCAGCGCAATCCAGAAATATCTTACAATGCATCTGTCGCATCAGCTTTATTGATGTTTACTGTCGCTCAAAAAATGAACATTTTACCTAAGATTTAA
- the ftsA gene encoding cell division protein FtsA, translated as MLADHFTAIDIGTTKICVLIGKVDSKNNIEILGIGHHPSYGLKKGVVTDIGQTVNSIKSAINQAEEMAGVRVETATVGISGGHIKSFNSTGVVAIKNKEVSQTDIDRVIDAAKAIPIPEDQYILHILPQYFRIDGQEYVFDSLGMYGVRLEAQVHIVTGAVSSAQNIIKACELAGIIVGDIVLEQIASADAVLTQAEREMGVGILDIGGGTSDFAIYKDGRIRHSKVIPLAGNHFTNDIAVGLNIPFKKAEALKRMYGSASQYTSKEQPQNEYLKINLGYEGGIKHIARHDIDQILYFRAEEILDMLADEIVQYRLKAFMPSGLVLTGGGSLLAHLKDLASQKLSMATRIGTPESLQEDMQTAIPDVIKSPIYSTAYGLLLYAIKDVDGKEIIKSDHSVFTGVMKRMKSWIYDFF; from the coding sequence ATGCTTGCAGATCACTTCACAGCAATTGACATTGGCACCACCAAAATTTGTGTACTGATCGGCAAAGTTGATTCAAAAAATAATATAGAAATACTTGGCATAGGCCACCATCCGTCGTACGGCCTAAAGAAAGGTGTCGTAACAGATATTGGACAGACAGTAAATTCGATTAAAAGCGCCATAAATCAAGCAGAAGAAATGGCAGGCGTCAGGGTTGAGACAGCAACCGTTGGAATTTCTGGCGGACATATTAAATCATTTAACTCTACAGGTGTTGTTGCTATCAAAAACAAAGAAGTTAGCCAAACCGACATTGACCGGGTCATTGACGCTGCCAAGGCCATTCCTATCCCCGAGGATCAATACATCCTGCACATATTACCTCAATATTTTCGCATCGACGGCCAAGAATATGTTTTCGACTCGCTTGGCATGTATGGGGTACGACTTGAAGCACAAGTTCATATCGTTACTGGAGCAGTCTCTTCGGCTCAAAATATCATTAAAGCATGTGAGCTTGCTGGCATAATCGTCGGTGATATTGTGCTTGAACAAATTGCATCGGCTGATGCGGTCCTTACACAGGCAGAACGTGAAATGGGCGTTGGTATTTTAGATATAGGCGGCGGAACTTCAGATTTTGCAATTTATAAAGACGGCCGGATTCGACATTCAAAAGTTATTCCTTTAGCTGGTAACCACTTCACTAACGACATTGCCGTTGGCCTCAACATACCTTTTAAAAAAGCAGAAGCACTAAAACGCATGTACGGATCAGCATCGCAATATACTTCCAAAGAACAACCACAAAATGAATATCTAAAAATTAATCTAGGCTACGAAGGAGGCATCAAACATATAGCCCGTCATGATATTGACCAAATTCTTTACTTTCGAGCTGAAGAAATTTTAGATATGCTTGCAGACGAAATCGTACAATATCGTCTCAAAGCATTTATGCCATCTGGCCTTGTGCTCACCGGTGGAGGATCCCTTCTTGCCCATCTAAAAGATCTCGCCTCACAAAAATTATCCATGGCAACTAGAATTGGAACACCCGAGTCACTACAAGAAGATATGCAAACAGCCATCCCTGATGTAATTAAAAGTCCAATTTATTCGACGGCCTATGGGCTCTTGCTGTACGCTATTAAAGATGTTGATGGAAAAGAAATCATTAAAAGTGACCACTCAGTCTTTACCGGAGTTATGAAAAGAATGAAGTCGTGGATTTACGATTTTTTTTAA
- the ftsZ gene encoding cell division protein FtsZ, whose product MIELNLEEELVDTSGVNLKVLGIGGAGGNAVNSMISSGELDHVKFIVANTDAQALNLSQAKQKLQLGKKITKGLGAGSNPDIGRRAAEEDIETITEHIADSDILFLTAGLGGGTGSGGIPVVAHIAREMGILTVAIVTKPFVFEGKRRMRQAEAALEQLRRAVDTLIVVPNQKLLQIVDQKISMLNAFALSNDILKQAIKGISDIITKAGHINVDFSDVKAIMKDTGIAMMGTGKASGPDRAAQAARHAISSPLLENVDINGASGVLINITGGQDLGLYEINEAASLIYEMASEDANIILGSVIDEAMEDSIMITVIATGFDGQHQTQQTEQEIYSTAQPVTREPQPIHQARQPSHTPRTQQEVVHELTKPQVHVQHTEPTKQESPKGYAQSTTIPEMHIDLQDYDVPTFLRKKAQEQQETKSEQRLEQAEQSTPDENATTLTETQQLHE is encoded by the coding sequence ATGATCGAACTTAACCTTGAAGAAGAACTAGTTGACACATCGGGCGTTAATTTAAAAGTTTTAGGTATCGGAGGTGCTGGTGGCAATGCTGTAAATAGTATGATAAGCAGTGGAGAACTTGACCATGTTAAATTTATTGTTGCTAATACAGATGCACAAGCACTCAATCTCTCGCAAGCCAAGCAAAAACTCCAGCTGGGTAAAAAAATTACTAAAGGTCTTGGCGCAGGTTCAAACCCCGACATTGGAAGACGTGCGGCCGAAGAAGATATTGAAACAATAACGGAACACATTGCCGACTCAGACATCTTATTTCTCACAGCTGGCCTTGGCGGTGGTACCGGCTCAGGCGGCATACCTGTTGTCGCACACATTGCGCGTGAAATGGGTATTTTAACAGTAGCCATTGTCACTAAGCCTTTTGTCTTTGAAGGCAAACGCCGCATGCGCCAAGCAGAAGCAGCACTCGAACAACTCAGACGAGCAGTAGACACACTCATTGTCGTACCCAATCAAAAACTTTTACAAATCGTTGACCAAAAAATTTCTATGCTCAATGCGTTTGCACTCTCAAACGATATCCTAAAACAAGCAATTAAAGGTATCTCTGACATCATCACCAAAGCTGGCCACATCAATGTTGACTTCTCTGACGTAAAGGCAATTATGAAAGACACCGGCATTGCTATGATGGGAACCGGCAAAGCCTCAGGCCCTGACAGAGCCGCTCAAGCAGCGCGTCACGCCATTAGCTCACCACTACTTGAAAACGTTGACATTAATGGTGCAAGCGGTGTCCTGATCAACATCACTGGTGGACAGGATCTTGGATTATATGAAATTAACGAAGCTGCATCTCTCATTTATGAAATGGCAAGTGAAGATGCAAACATTATTTTAGGCTCAGTCATTGATGAAGCTATGGAAGACTCCATCATGATTACCGTCATAGCAACAGGATTTGATGGCCAACATCAAACACAACAGACGGAACAAGAAATTTACTCCACAGCTCAACCCGTCACACGCGAGCCACAGCCAATACACCAAGCACGTCAACCATCCCATACACCACGCACCCAGCAAGAAGTTGTTCATGAGCTAACTAAGCCTCAGGTACACGTTCAACACACTGAGCCGACCAAGCAAGAAAGCCCAAAGGGTTACGCCCAATCAACTACCATCCCTGAAATGCATATTGATTTACAAGACTACGATGTGCCAACCTTTTTACGCAAAAAGGCCCAAGAACAACAAGAAACAAAATCTGAGCAAAGACTTGAGCAAGCAGAACAGTCAACCCCCGATGAAAACGCAACAACTCTAACAGAAACGCAGCAATTGCACGAATAA
- a CDS encoding class I SAM-dependent methyltransferase produces the protein MKKISLLSLSLLTFLTMQAAEHLLSQNQKLNSVDPIVQTWLQTVENKNVLVVGNENNLLSIQALRSEKPASSVALLIKPTDKIDILYSMERNLQIHKNDFSRLLLEENSFDSMIIVDEITELTHEQTRTFLDCMLKVLRPSGTITIIVSQEIFYSNLKDTLKKAQFKMEQKVNRYRAEYKTNNSGISCLRYAITASKPDLTQ, from the coding sequence ATGAAAAAAATTTCACTCCTGTCATTATCCCTGCTCACTTTTTTAACCATGCAAGCTGCAGAACACCTCCTTAGCCAAAATCAAAAACTCAACAGTGTAGATCCAATTGTTCAAACGTGGCTACAAACAGTAGAAAATAAAAATGTTTTAGTAGTAGGCAATGAAAACAATCTTCTTTCAATTCAAGCTCTACGTAGTGAAAAGCCAGCATCAAGTGTCGCTCTTTTGATTAAACCAACAGATAAAATCGACATTTTATACTCTATGGAGCGCAACCTACAAATACATAAAAATGATTTCTCACGTCTTTTATTAGAAGAAAACAGCTTTGATTCGATGATTATAGTAGATGAAATAACAGAATTAACCCATGAACAAACAAGAACCTTTTTAGATTGCATGCTCAAAGTTCTCAGACCATCAGGAACAATAACCATCATTGTGTCGCAAGAAATTTTTTATTCAAATCTTAAAGATACCCTAAAAAAAGCCCAGTTTAAAATGGAACAAAAAGTTAACCGATATCGAGCCGAATACAAAACAAACAATTCTGGCATTAGCTGCTTGCGCTACGCAATTACCGCAAGCAAACCTGACTTAACTCAATGA
- a CDS encoding class I SAM-dependent methyltransferase, with protein MNKLAKILLVGLLLAQAQLLNGSEKSFNQMNTPKSTGFNICWGSTYCEQWVKQAQNKMLLDLSYCFSPWSLKALENGAEHVTFIDITQTDLRDMQDRAYAQDFSKKISCVYADFTQISFFRDSFDSILMSHILAFLNPTMIQKTLNNAYTWLTPGGTLFIITTSAEAIALKKYKALYGKREKGKFAQIDLSKELSQVNHIPTVHSIIACDDLVAMLKSIGFEIITNEKFSISHKTEKISGVISEFCAVVAKKPTEN; from the coding sequence ATGAACAAACTAGCTAAAATACTGTTAGTGGGATTACTACTCGCTCAGGCGCAATTGTTAAACGGTTCTGAAAAAAGCTTCAATCAAATGAATACACCAAAGAGCACGGGGTTTAATATTTGCTGGGGTAGTACATACTGCGAGCAGTGGGTCAAGCAGGCTCAAAATAAAATGCTTCTTGACCTCAGCTACTGTTTTAGCCCTTGGTCGCTAAAAGCGCTTGAAAATGGAGCCGAACATGTAACTTTTATCGACATTACACAAACTGATTTACGCGACATGCAAGATCGTGCTTACGCACAAGATTTTTCTAAAAAAATATCATGCGTATATGCGGACTTTACCCAAATAAGCTTTTTTAGAGACAGCTTTGATTCTATCTTAATGTCACATATTCTTGCATTTCTCAACCCAACAATGATCCAAAAAACTTTGAATAATGCTTATACCTGGCTTACACCGGGGGGCACACTGTTTATAATCACTACATCGGCCGAAGCAATAGCCCTGAAAAAATACAAAGCTCTTTACGGTAAGCGAGAAAAGGGCAAATTCGCTCAGATTGATTTATCAAAAGAACTTTCGCAAGTAAACCACATCCCCACCGTACACAGCATTATTGCATGTGACGATTTAGTTGCTATGCTAAAATCTATCGGATTTGAGATCATCACCAATGAAAAATTTTCAATATCACACAAAACCGAAAAAATTTCTGGCGTAATTTCAGAGTTTTGTGCCGTTGTCGCAAAAAAGCCAACGGAAAACTAA
- a CDS encoding methyltransferase domain-containing protein, with amino-acid sequence MKKIAIAMFCLASISLSAAEKPTNTQSFESGLHQFTPTDNKIGYFIHGPNDICNQWALFSKGKRVVDAGCGDGYWTLEALRQGAKKVFAIDKCQSHIHKTQETTKLYYTQVTYHHESIMDIDLPIDSVDAILFCHVLAYLSPAEIKELILNTKNWLKPGGKIFIVTTSINTEGNEQFNACKKEYEEKIVANPLSFVAINFHKYMEQTKNILPEWHSLTSPRSLSMMLQDWGFEVEACHDITIGIRSKFCGAIAVKPN; translated from the coding sequence ATGAAAAAAATAGCTATCGCGATGTTTTGTTTAGCAAGCATTTCGTTAAGCGCAGCAGAAAAGCCAACGAATACACAATCATTCGAAAGTGGCCTGCACCAGTTCACACCAACAGACAATAAAATTGGTTACTTTATCCATGGCCCTAATGATATTTGCAATCAATGGGCGCTCTTTTCCAAAGGTAAAAGAGTAGTGGACGCTGGCTGCGGAGACGGCTACTGGACTTTAGAAGCATTGCGACAGGGCGCAAAAAAGGTTTTTGCCATTGACAAGTGCCAAAGCCACATTCATAAAACGCAGGAAACTACAAAGTTGTACTACACGCAAGTCACTTACCATCACGAATCAATAATGGACATAGATCTTCCAATTGACTCGGTTGATGCAATACTATTTTGTCATGTTTTAGCATACCTGAGCCCAGCTGAAATTAAAGAGCTCATACTTAATACAAAAAACTGGCTAAAGCCCGGGGGGAAAATATTTATTGTCACCACATCAATTAACACTGAAGGAAACGAACAATTTAATGCTTGTAAAAAAGAGTACGAAGAAAAAATCGTAGCAAACCCATTGAGCTTTGTTGCAATTAATTTTCACAAATATATGGAACAAACAAAAAATATTCTTCCTGAATGGCACAGCCTAACATCACCAAGAAGCCTTTCTATGATGCTTCAAGATTGGGGATTTGAAGTTGAAGCATGTCATGACATTACCATTGGCATTAGATCAAAATTCTGTGGCGCTATCGCGGTCAAACCAAATTAA
- a CDS encoding DMT family transporter: MYFIFLGFALLASAISANKVLLASVPPTFFVGIRMLTAGLILWFMYYRTSPRLRWKYLKDDIFKIMLAALFTTCVPSLCKAFALKYMPSGKAAFIGSLDPFVTAIYSYFLFSDRLNFKKILGILVGFSGSMILCYSNYTSEQGFHAFLIFSFPELAAFAAMAIGRYGWLLAQSMLKRERYAPAELNGVMMSISGVLALCLSTFVDNYATISFSFSWQWILLFAYTVFVGNIIAYTMYATFLRIHSANFVSLAGFSVPIFVAFFGYTFLHERLTTNLVTSAMVILFGVYLFYQEELASLMRERMLHRQR, from the coding sequence ATGTATTTCATCTTCTTGGGCTTTGCTTTGTTGGCAAGCGCTATTTCAGCAAATAAGGTATTACTTGCAAGTGTTCCTCCGACGTTTTTTGTTGGCATTCGTATGCTTACGGCGGGTCTCATTTTGTGGTTTATGTACTACCGGACCTCTCCTCGTCTACGTTGGAAATATTTAAAGGATGATATTTTCAAGATTATGCTGGCTGCACTTTTTACGACGTGTGTGCCTTCGCTTTGTAAAGCCTTTGCTCTGAAATACATGCCGTCTGGTAAGGCTGCATTTATTGGCAGTCTTGATCCGTTTGTAACAGCAATTTACTCATATTTTTTATTTAGCGACCGACTCAACTTTAAAAAGATTTTGGGTATTTTGGTTGGATTTTCTGGGTCTATGATCTTGTGTTACTCAAACTACACGTCAGAACAAGGGTTCCATGCATTCCTAATTTTCTCGTTTCCTGAGCTTGCAGCTTTTGCTGCCATGGCTATTGGGCGATATGGTTGGCTGCTTGCACAAAGCATGCTTAAGCGAGAGCGTTATGCACCAGCAGAGCTTAATGGTGTTATGATGAGCATTTCAGGTGTGCTGGCGTTGTGCTTATCGACATTTGTTGATAATTACGCAACCATTAGCTTTAGTTTTTCTTGGCAGTGGATTTTGCTTTTTGCCTACACTGTTTTTGTTGGTAACATTATTGCATACACCATGTATGCAACATTTTTAAGAATTCACTCGGCAAATTTCGTTTCACTTGCGGGTTTTTCAGTACCAATATTTGTGGCCTTTTTTGGATATACATTTTTACATGAAAGATTAACAACAAACCTAGTAACATCGGCGATGGTTATTTTGTTTGGTGTATATTTGTTTTACCAAGAAGAGCTTGCTAGTTTGATGCGCGAGCGTATGTTGCATAGGCAACGATAG
- a CDS encoding A/G-specific adenine glycosylase — MQLSFFKEKKASRPEAHLTYQFRSEGLSENIIKQFQELIYSFYNQRRRSFAWRDHIDPYHVVVSEIMLQQTQTDRVTKKFEQFITTFPSFTLLAQASFDEVLRVWKGLGYNRRAQALQKIAQKVVSEFDGHLPSDELVLETFPGIGRATARSIVSFAYNKPVSFIETNIRTVYIYFFFHDQLGVSDKQLMPLIEKTLDHENPRDWYYALMDYGVMLKKEVGNLCKLSAHYTKQSKFEGSDRQIRGQILQILLDHGSLKQAKLIHAIGKEKGRIIKIIDQLIQEKFILIDNDTLKIQSS; from the coding sequence ATGCAATTGTCATTTTTTAAAGAAAAAAAAGCCAGTAGGCCTGAAGCTCACCTTACTTATCAGTTTAGAAGTGAAGGCCTCTCTGAAAATATCATCAAACAATTTCAAGAGCTCATTTACAGTTTTTATAATCAAAGGCGACGCTCTTTTGCCTGGCGCGATCATATCGATCCATACCATGTTGTCGTCTCTGAAATAATGCTACAACAAACACAAACAGACAGAGTAACTAAAAAATTTGAGCAATTCATAACCACTTTTCCATCGTTTACGCTACTTGCTCAAGCATCATTTGACGAGGTGCTACGAGTTTGGAAAGGACTTGGATACAATCGCCGAGCCCAAGCACTACAAAAAATTGCACAAAAAGTTGTCTCAGAATTTGATGGACACCTACCATCTGATGAGCTTGTACTTGAAACGTTTCCCGGTATTGGCAGGGCAACCGCACGCTCAATTGTGTCTTTTGCCTATAACAAGCCCGTTAGTTTTATAGAAACGAACATCAGAACTGTTTATATCTATTTTTTCTTTCATGATCAGCTCGGTGTTAGTGATAAACAACTCATGCCGCTTATTGAAAAAACCTTAGACCATGAAAATCCACGCGACTGGTATTACGCACTTATGGACTACGGGGTAATGCTAAAAAAAGAAGTTGGCAACTTGTGCAAACTCAGCGCACACTACACTAAGCAATCCAAATTCGAAGGTTCTGATAGGCAAATTCGTGGTCAAATTTTACAGATACTTCTTGATCACGGTTCACTCAAACAAGCAAAGTTGATTCATGCGATAGGAAAAGAAAAAGGGAGAATTATCAAAATCATTGACCAACTCATACAAGAAAAATTTATTCTTATCGATAATGATACCTTAAAAATTCAATCCTCATAA
- a CDS encoding ankyrin repeat domain-containing protein — protein sequence MIGCNMPVKRKKLFIAALFFLTEAHPADHFTHPTTNFSKQSPRLTRQLRATINKYYIPICSSEDEQIKSMQTILGRVATLKNNNLISPDCFELFTHDHQLAISGLLSGKLAISQSSISEKLYLFYTIAPFLTLNGKINFITQIIGEMYNKCRNQTAECFVFLKKYFLLNKELAMHFKETIVRLIGTNRVYSYNRGFLLGMVDLLDLTDIPEPQLSPIEFFSNVARMNIAKGYLAATDYKKLRTSYSNDLTLDLSSVEECHQSIEKSIREHTVINLSPSYLRQYLNINGPHDYVAEAVNYSNPTALKLLIELGVPLNKPDPNWQTPLHVAASHGKIEIMTLLLGHGAKQYLRDMNGKIPVELAKENGYLIYWLEAMKGVGRN from the coding sequence ATGATTGGATGCAATATGCCTGTAAAAAGAAAAAAATTATTTATTGCTGCGCTGTTCTTTTTAACTGAGGCTCATCCAGCAGATCATTTTACACACCCAACAACAAATTTTAGCAAGCAGTCACCTCGCTTAACTCGACAGTTACGGGCAACTATTAATAAATATTACATACCAATTTGCTCGTCAGAAGACGAGCAAATTAAGTCTATGCAGACAATACTTGGCCGTGTTGCAACGCTAAAAAATAATAACCTCATAAGTCCCGACTGTTTTGAATTATTCACTCATGATCATCAACTGGCAATTTCCGGTCTCTTAAGCGGAAAACTAGCTATCTCACAAAGTTCTATATCTGAAAAATTGTACCTGTTTTACACAATAGCACCATTTTTAACACTCAACGGAAAAATTAACTTCATAACACAAATTATCGGAGAAATGTACAACAAATGCCGCAATCAAACTGCTGAGTGCTTTGTTTTTTTAAAAAAATACTTTCTTTTGAACAAAGAGCTTGCAATGCACTTTAAAGAAACCATTGTTCGTCTAATTGGTACAAACAGAGTGTATTCCTACAACAGAGGCTTTTTGCTCGGCATGGTTGATCTGCTCGACTTAACAGATATTCCAGAACCCCAGCTCTCCCCAATAGAATTTTTCTCAAACGTTGCAAGAATGAATATTGCAAAAGGATATCTAGCCGCAACCGACTACAAAAAACTACGTACATCTTATTCTAACGACCTTACGCTTGATTTATCCTCGGTAGAAGAATGCCACCAAAGTATTGAAAAATCTATCAGAGAACACACAGTAATAAATCTATCCCCCAGCTATTTAAGACAATACCTTAACATTAACGGACCTCACGACTATGTGGCAGAAGCCGTAAACTACTCTAACCCCACAGCTCTTAAGCTTTTAATAGAACTTGGAGTACCTCTGAACAAACCCGATCCAAACTGGCAAACACCACTGCACGTAGCTGCAAGCCATGGCAAAATTGAAATTATGACACTGCTATTAGGACATGGAGCAAAACAATACTTGCGTGACATGAATGGAAAAATACCGGTAGAACTTGCAAAAGAAAATGGTTACCTAATTTATTGGCTGGAGGCAATGAAAGGAGTTGGAAGGAACTAA
- the pgeF gene encoding peptidoglycan editing factor PgeF, producing MLQKQTEKIMCSFTKPHFSIFFGTKQNCNAAYNSPEFQTQCQNLKEEFKLKQVILLKQTHSVQGVVVEKEKKKDKEIILFETEGDFLVTNKPNVGIGIITADCLPIIAWSEEHKALGIAHAGWRGSMQQIGKKMIERMQDRFNIAPQDLNIYFGPSAKSCCYQVQKDFLDYFDSVDTQKKCIVERNGNFFFDLPTLNRMQLTSMGIDPKQINTTQNLCTLCHKQYHSYRRTKEQYSRQVSMTWLHDAYN from the coding sequence ATGCTACAAAAACAAACAGAAAAAATTATGTGTAGTTTTACCAAGCCACACTTTTCAATTTTTTTCGGTACAAAGCAAAATTGTAATGCAGCATACAATTCTCCCGAGTTTCAAACACAATGTCAGAACCTAAAAGAAGAGTTTAAACTCAAACAAGTAATTTTGCTCAAACAAACACACTCTGTTCAGGGCGTTGTTGTTGAAAAGGAAAAGAAGAAAGATAAAGAGATTATTCTCTTTGAAACTGAAGGCGATTTTTTAGTCACTAACAAACCAAATGTAGGCATCGGCATCATTACCGCTGACTGTCTTCCCATCATTGCCTGGTCAGAAGAACATAAGGCCCTTGGCATAGCGCACGCTGGTTGGCGTGGCAGCATGCAACAAATTGGCAAAAAAATGATTGAGCGCATGCAAGATCGTTTCAATATAGCACCGCAAGATCTAAACATTTATTTTGGGCCAAGCGCCAAATCATGCTGCTATCAGGTGCAAAAAGATTTTTTAGATTATTTTGACTCAGTCGACACACAAAAAAAATGCATCGTCGAACGCAACGGCAACTTCTTTTTTGACCTGCCAACACTCAATAGAATGCAACTAACTAGCATGGGAATAGATCCAAAGCAGATCAACACCACACAAAACCTGTGTACACTGTGTCACAAGCAATACCATTCATATCGTCGAACCAAAGAGCAATACTCACGCCAGGTCAGCATGACCTGGCTTCATGACGCTTATAACTGA
- a CDS encoding serine hydroxymethyltransferase, which yields MKDFSGYLETLISRERIRQESEINLIASENYASERVMSASGSVLTNKYAEGYPGKRYYGGCHVVDEVESHALDLVNRLFGSEYANVQSHSGSSANWAVYFSFLKPGDTVLGMDLGAGGHLTHGHPVNFSGKYFNFISYGVDQETEQLDYDGIARLAHQHKPKMIVVGASAYSRLIDYARLECVACEVGAILFVDMAHISGLVAASVIPSPVPHADVVSSTTHKTLRGPRGGIILSKAEWGVKVDKAVMPGTQGGPFMHIIAAKAAAFEEALTQDFKDYQKQVVVNAQTMANTLHECGYRIISGGTDTHLFLVDVTSKKGNEALTGKEVEATLMQCGIVVNRNMIPFDKKSVLVTSGIRIGTPAITTRGFGQQEARELAYWINEAIEHRENQKYLDEIAQKVDAFCAQFPVYQKNIIPGKATTIQAQL from the coding sequence ATGAAAGACTTCTCTGGATATCTTGAAACACTGATTAGTAGGGAAAGAATCAGGCAAGAGAGCGAAATTAATTTGATTGCATCGGAAAATTATGCCAGTGAGCGTGTTATGAGTGCCTCTGGATCAGTCCTTACAAATAAGTATGCTGAAGGATATCCGGGAAAACGATACTACGGAGGGTGTCATGTTGTTGATGAAGTCGAGTCTCATGCCCTTGATCTGGTAAATAGATTATTTGGTTCAGAATACGCCAATGTGCAGTCTCATTCTGGATCGAGTGCTAATTGGGCCGTATATTTCAGCTTTCTTAAGCCTGGGGATACTGTTTTAGGTATGGACCTAGGTGCTGGAGGGCATTTAACTCACGGTCATCCCGTTAATTTTTCAGGTAAATACTTCAATTTCATTTCTTACGGCGTTGATCAGGAAACTGAGCAACTTGACTATGACGGTATTGCTCGTCTTGCGCATCAACATAAGCCTAAAATGATTGTTGTTGGAGCATCTGCCTATTCCCGCTTAATTGACTATGCCCGACTTGAGTGTGTTGCTTGTGAGGTGGGTGCTATTCTTTTTGTTGATATGGCACATATTTCGGGGCTTGTGGCTGCAAGTGTTATTCCAAGCCCAGTGCCACACGCCGATGTTGTTTCCAGCACGACACATAAAACACTGCGTGGCCCGCGTGGGGGCATTATTTTAAGTAAGGCTGAATGGGGTGTTAAGGTTGACAAGGCAGTTATGCCGGGTACTCAGGGTGGACCGTTTATGCATATTATTGCAGCTAAGGCCGCCGCATTTGAGGAGGCGTTGACCCAAGATTTTAAAGATTATCAAAAGCAGGTGGTTGTCAATGCTCAGACGATGGCAAATACACTGCACGAGTGCGGTTATCGCATAATTTCTGGAGGTACGGATACTCATTTGTTTTTAGTTGATGTAACAAGTAAAAAGGGTAATGAGGCGTTGACCGGCAAAGAGGTTGAAGCAACATTGATGCAATGTGGTATTGTTGTGAACCGTAACATGATTCCTTTTGATAAAAAATCAGTGCTTGTTACAAGTGGGATTAGAATTGGTACTCCGGCCATCACGACACGTGGGTTTGGGCAACAAGAGGCACGTGAACTAGCTTACTGGATTAATGAGGCTATTGAGCACAGGGAAAACCAGAAGTACCTCGATGAGATAGCTCAAAAAGTAGATGCATTTTGTGCTCAGTTCCCCGTCTACCAAAAAAACATTATTCCGGGTAAAGCGACCACAATACAGGCTCAGTTATAA